The genome window TAAAAACTCAACACGAAGAGTTTGTAAACAGTTTaacgcagcagcagcagcaacaaataCAAATTCCACCTCTGGAGAATGAGGTGAAATCAACACCACCGCCTCAAGCccccacagcagctccagcctcagCTCCACCGTCTGCTCCTGTTACACAAGCAGGTACTAACCTGTTCTGGGGACCTGTGCAGAAATCAGTGGGTGGACAAATtgagagatttgtttttatttttctatctatttatttccctgctttttttttttttttttttacctgtgaGCTGCTGTGGTATGCTGGTTTGTTTCGAACAGATTCAGGCTTCTGCCTGGATCCTTGCATCTGGTGTAGCCTGATGCTTgaatataaatgagaaaaaaagttgtgaGTGTTAAATTGAAATCAGAAATGCTCTCTCACAGTAGTAGATTTCTGTAGAATGTGTGGGTATGTACCCAGCAAAATTCTAGTGGAGTCTTGTAAGCGTGCTGGTGTTAGTAACTGCCTGTGAGCTGGATGCTTCTGACTGTCTCCAATTTGTTCCAGATGATGGTAAACCTCAGCTGCCCCTAGCTGGTTCTACAGAGTATGACGCGACAGGGTCTGGAGTGCAGGATCCTGCCTCTGGTGGACCTCGCGGCCCTGGATCTCACGATCAGATTCCTCCAAATAAACCACCGTGGTTTGACCAACCTCACCCTGTTGCACCATGGGGTCAACAGCAGGTATCAAGCGCCGTTCTGAAACGAGGTGTAGAGGGAGGTGGAACTTCACCTATTCAGAAAGACCATCTTGGGAGTGCGAGTGTTTTGAAAAGCTGGGAACGTTATCAATGCAGATACAGATCCAAAGCTTTCTCATTCTCAGCACAGCtaaaagcaaagtttatttCAGGTTGTCAGCTCTTGCACTTTTCCATATGAATGAGCAGAACAAGAAGTACTCTCTTCGAGTTCAGCACTGTGTGGTTCCCTAGCAGTTTAGCTTcagagaaaagacaggaaaagaccACAGTTGttcagaaatttctttttgaaattgtCCAGAGGCGATATTTACTTTAAAAGGTAGAATGTTTTTATCGCTTGCTTGTAGCCTAATGACCAGGCTTGTTATTTTTACCACCAGGGACCACCTCACTGTCCTCCATGGAATAACAACCATGAAGGAATGTGGAACGAACAGAGAGATCAAGGCTGGAACAACCAGCGTGAGACGCCTTGGAACAACCAGCCCGATCCTTCTTGGAACAACCAGTTTGAAGCCCCGTGGAACAACCAGCACGAACAACCTCCATGGGGTGGGGGTCAAAGGGAACCTCCATTTCGAATGCAGCGGCCACCTCACTTCAGAGGCCCATTTCCTCCACATCAGCAACATCCCCAATTCAACCAGCCCCCGCATCCGCATAATTTCAACCGCTTTCCACCTCGCTTCATGCAGGATGATTTTCCACCTCGCCATCCCTTTGAAAGGCCTCCTTATCCTCATCGTTTTGATTACCCCCAGGGGGATTTTCCTCAAGGTAAAGTGTGTGCTGGGCCAGGTTTTCTTACGTTGCAATACTGATTGCTGTTACAAACCTTAGTGCTTTGGGGTGACAGCATATTCTTGGTGGAGTGCTCAGGTTTTCCTGAGAAATGCTGAGTTTTTTGGTTTGGGAAGCTACAACTAAATGACTCGGTAGGAAATATGTGCAGGGTTGGATGCTCCCTTGCTTTTTGTGTCTTCCTTCTGTAATGGGTATGGATAACCAGAAACTGTAATCCAAGCTCAAGTCAGCGGCTCTTTGGGTACTCTCTTTGTgactatttcattttaaaaatagcccaGAGGTGAGAAGCAGGATTGCCTGCAAATTCAGTTTCTTGTACATCAGGCCATAGATGGGGTCTCTTTAGCTAGGTCTTCCCTAGATAGAGGAGGTTAGAGGAAGGCAGGCTGGAAGCATTTGTTCTTGTGTACCCACggtcttctcttcctctttatttttagagaaaagctCTCAGTTCTCTGTCTTGTGCGTGGCTAGCGTTGTGTGGCTTGGTGTAGTGTCTGGTGAAATgatccctccctccctccttgtTCGGTTTGCTCTCTCGCTGGAACACGGGGACGTATGAGAACGTAGTCTGGGCACTGCGTGCCTGCCCTTTGTGGCTTGGGTTtggctgcaggctcctgctgaAGTCTGGTGGTGTTCTGCCCTGATTTAGTTTCTATTCCACATCCAGAAGTTATGATCATTCTGGAATGATCGTTGTCAACATAGTATCTAAAGATCCCTGTGGTTCTGTGTGAcaagtaactttaaaaatggCAATGTAGGAGTTGCTATTTTAAGCTTAAAAGACTCTTAGTTCCCCAAGTCCCAAAAAGGTCGAAAACCAATGAATTATGTATTCAGGATTGTGTCTAACTTCtgcagcaaagattttttttttttttttttttttaatttttaagagttGTGGTAGTGAGTAGgaagaacagcttttcttgtCTGGGcgaggtgtgtgtgtggggggaaatTAAGGTTTTTAAGCTCAAAaaagatgctgtgttttgggttgTATTGATGACCCGGAACATCTGTTGTATCGCGCAAAGTTGTTGGAGGAGGGGAATCTACTAAACCAGCTAAAATTAGGAAAGTGATGAAGCAATGACAGTGCAGCCTCTGTTCAAATCCTAATAAAGATGAGTCAAATAGCAGAGGGTGAGGACTGTGTGGTGGCTATAACAACTTTTCCTGGAGAAGCCGTTGGGCCCCCTGCGGAAGGTATtgattttcagtcttctgtttttctctgcatagcGCAGTGAGTTCAGCAGGGTATCCTGGCGTTCATGGCAAGTGGTTTGTCCATCAGTGATTGGATGGATGTCTCTCACTCCTATTTTAACAGGATGTTATCTCTACCTCTTCTCGAAACACTTctttaaacaaagcattttctaGTCACCTACTCCTTTGAGTTAATTCCTGCCACGTTAATTTCTTTATGTATACTGACTTGGCATAGAGGCAGTGTGTGTTACGGACCTGTTTAGGTTGATGCTAAGCCACGATTGTGTGTTTAGGCTTCAGAAATAGATCCCATCAGCAGCTGGCCTGCTGCATCTGAAACCTTTTGTTCTTGAGCATCTTTCTTGTGGTACTTTTTGACCAAAGTATGTCCTAAAGTGAGCGGTGGCTTAGAGTTAGCTTCCTGTTGTCTTGAGAGTGGCCGCTGTAGCCAGAAAAAGAGATGCACTGCAAGATTTCTGTGAACACGGACCTGTAGCCAGCCTCTAGTTCTTCCactctgttgcttttcttgaTCTGCAAGGCTTTAGGTGCCAAGATTTGTTTTTAGGATAAACACGCTAATTGACGTACACCTCTCTGATTGCTTTCCCCTTCTCCGTAGctaagtaaaatgttttaaccCTCCCACTCTGTGCAGAAATTGGACCTCCTCATCATCACCCCGGTCACAGATTGCCTCATCCTGGAATCAGCGAGCATCCTCCCTGGGGAGGGCCACAGCACCCTGATTTCGGGCCTCCCCCACATGGATTTAACGGGCAGCCTCCTCACATGCGGCGACAGGGCCCCCCTCACATGAACCATGATGATCCCAGTCTGGTGCCAAATGTTCCCTACTTTGATCTTCCTGCTGGACTGATGGCTCCGCTTGTAAAAGTAAGTGCTTGAAATTGGGCCCTGACTTGTAGGATTAAAAGATCAAAATCCCACAGTGAATATCATGGGTAGTTTGACGTGTACATTTTCAATTTCACATctttccctccagcagccctcagGCTCAGCACGTTGTTGTATGGGCGGGTGGTGAGGGAAGGCAGTGAAAATGGTAAAAACTTCAAGTGTTGTGTCCCAGTGAAAGCCATTTGAGCCTGTATATGTGAAAGACTCATGTGCTTCTCAAAGCCTTACCCCCAGTGATTTTCAGAAGGGCAGAGAGACCCTGCAGTTCTGATGGGGCCACTGCGCACTAGTTTTGGTATTCAGAGTTTTCTTACAAAGATGTTTTGCAACACTAGTGCTATATGTGCCAAGAATGGTAGCGAACATTCACCTGTATCAGCGTCTTGGGGGATATGTGCATTTATCATTCCGTGTTTGAGATGAACAAGTAGGTCTATTCCATCTCTTAACTTCGTGTTACTCAGCATACACCAGCTTTTACCAGGTTTCCAGCCAGGCACTGTTAGCACAGAGGTGGATAGATAAGACGTGCGTTTTATCTACCTGGTGATCCAGTTAATGCTCCAATAGGTGTTGTGCTGGCTTACCTCATAGAAATCAAAATGGTGGTGATAGCACAAGGAAGCAGTGGGTCGTCTGCAGAATCCTTATTGCTGGACCATTTTTTTATCCAATAGTGAATTGTGAGGTCCCTACACAGTTAAATCTATATTTATCTCTTCAGGTTAGCAACCCCATGACACATGACAAGaatgtaatttgttttgtttccgGCAGCTTGAAGATCATGAGTATAAACCTTTAGATCCTAAAGATATACGTCTTCCACCCCCAATGCCCCCCAGTGAGAGACTACTGGCTGCGGTTGAGGCATTTTATAGTCCACCATCTCATGACAGGCCTAGAAACAGGTAAGAGTAGGTATAGCTAACAATATGGTAAGGAAAATGCCCTACGAAGCTGTCTCAAAACAAGAAGTGCCTCTCTCTTCATTCGCCTGTGTCTCGGTTCTTCTAATGCTGAAAATAAGTGCTCTTGttgtattttaaactgtttgaTCTTACACTGAGATGTGTGAGACCTTTCTGCCCAGGCCCTTTGTTCCCTACAAAATCTAGCGGAAATCCTTAATTGCTCCGTGGATCGAAGTCGAGTTTTACTGATGTTGGTTCTGTGTGTGGTTGATTTATTGCAGTGAAGGCTGGGAGCAGAATGGACTGTACGAATTCTTCAGAGCTAAAATGAGAGCGAGACGGAGGAAAGgtcaggagaagagaaatagGTGAGAGATCCTGTCTGGGGCCTTCTGATGCATGCTGTTCATTTGGAAGGTGCTAGGATTATCCTGGACTAGCGTAGGGAAAATCTGTTCAGCAATATGTTGATGGAATTAACTGGATTTTAAGTTGCTGGAAATTCTGTCtaatatatagaaaatagttttgttttttcgCACTCAGGTTTTGATTGGATTGTTTGCAGAAATATAATGCTTGTGTGTAATTTGAATTTGATCAAAGTTACGTTTGCATTTCTCAAGCATCTCCAAGGAATTTCACTGGAgtttttttgcctttatctGTGCAGTGGGCCTTCTCGGTCTCGCAGTCGGTCTAAAAGCCGAGGTCGTTCATCCTCCCGGTCCAATTCACGATCTTCAAAATCATCTGGCTCCTATTCAAGGTCACGATCTCGCTCTTGCTCTCGGTCACGATCCTATTCACGCTCTCAGTCCAGGTACAGTGCAATGGGGTGAATCTCAGGAAGTCGGAGGCAGTGGGAAACAACCTTCAGGGCTGAAAGAAGAACCCCGGATGTTGCTTTGGAAACCTGTGTGTGTGATCTCACGTGCTGTCTTTTTCTAGAAGCCGGAGCAGGTCCCGCTCTTCCCATAGCCGCTCGCGATCACGGTCACGATCCAGATCAAAATCTTACTCCCCAGGAAGGCGGCGCCGGTCCAGGTCTCGCAGCCCCACTCCTCCgtaagcttttgtttgtttattctctttttacCTGGATTGTGCAGATAAGTACCACAAAGGGTGCTTTTCTCATGAACTGAGTGCATTAAGCATTTCACCAAATGGTAGAAAAGATAACAAGCAGATTTGGTAATAGTATTTATGCtctttgtgtgtatatatatatatagagagaaaacATTACTGTTTTGTGATGGCTTTCTGTATAACAAAACACTGTCCAACTCTGAAGGCCTTGTATGCCTTCCTGGAATGGAGGAAAAGTCCTCCAAGATCTGTGTGAGGAAGACCATAGTGTTTGATTTTTCCCTTGTACCGAGAATCAGGTAAGGTTTGTCGGCACCTTTAAAACTCCATAACCTAAtagctttataaaaaaaatcgTAGTAGAGTGAATGGGATTATACTGGATGTTAATAGGATTTAAAGTCCCTTGCATTGGGTCAGAACAgtattgcttgtttttaatttccttgttttatttccttagtTCTTCTGCTGGTTTGGGCTCCAGTTCTGGGCCTCCTATACCAGAATCAAgacttggagaagaaaataaaggccATCAGATGCTAGTGAAAATGGGTAAGGTACTGGTTTGGAATCTGACGTAAGCCAGGAAAAATGATCAGGCACTCAGCTCTTGGACATCATTAATTTCTGCACATTCCTAAGTATTGTCCTTTTCAGTAACTTCACATTCTGAGGGCTGAGTAAGGATATTCAGAGATGTAAGTACACAGAACGTGGAATAATGATGGTAGTTGCCCTTCTGGGAAGGATATGGAAGACAGGGATGTGAGTTTGGCATCAAATAGGGTTCAGCTACCTAGAGTTTCATCTCCCAACAGTGTAGATCAGCCTCTGACCGAACAGATTGGGCTTGCATTGTCTTTCCCCTTGTCCTCTTAAAGGTTCTTAGGCATAGTGTTGTGTATTCCCAGGCTCGCTGCATGTTAGtgcttttgggaaaaaaaaaaattatcctgcTACATTGAATGGacattttctttagctgttCTCAGAACGTTTGCTTATTCTTCAGAATTCTAGTAATGTAATAGGTACAGGCTTGCAATGTTGTGTCCCTTCTGCAGGATGGAGTGGGTCTGGTGGATTGGGAGCCAAGGAGCAAGGAATTCAGGATCCAATTAAAGGAGGGGATATCCGAGACAAATGGGATCAATATAAAGGAGTGGGAGTTGCATTAGATGACCCTTACGAAAACTACcgaagaaataaaagttattcATTTATCGCACGCATGAAGGCCAGAGATGAATGTAAGTGAATGTTGCTAAGCAATTTAAAAAACCGTTCAGACTTGTTAGTGATATTTGTCCTATTTAGAGTCTTACTGTAGAATATAAACTCAAAATTGAGTATCTCTTCATTCTTTCTAATGTAATGGATTTAAAAAGCCAACAAGGTAAGTAGACATACGCTCTGATTAACCctgcatcttttccttttcagggtTATGTTGTATtctaatttctgaaatattaattagCTTGTTTTGTGTAAGCCACATCCTGGCTTCAACACCAGTAGCCTCTATCTTTAAATCTTGTCCTTCAAAAAATAGGATTGTCATAAAAGTAGCAGAGGGAGCCATACAACGGGATGGATGGCTGCCAAAGCAGGAAGGAGGTCTTTGTGGTTGTAACGAAGCTGGCCCACGCTTACTGTTTGGCCCTGCCCAACTCCTCGTTTCCTACAGTTAGTGCTGTGTTCTGTCAAACCCAGAACTGGCAATACGTTTCACAGTAGTGCAGTTTCAGGAAGGGTGCAGAAAAAGTGGAGGTGCTTCTTAGGAAATGGAGAGAATTACCCGAATGATAGATTTTTGCAGAGAGTGCGTTACATAGAACTACACTTAACAgtgattaaaaggaaaaaaattggcATGTCAGATGAAAAGTCACTTCTACCTATGGCCACAGTAGATCTgtataataaaatgaattaaaatgaagctcaaaaggaaaaaatccttattAATAAAGCCCTCATTCCATGAAACATTTCGGACAGCTTAGGTAACTGCAGAATGTGTAAGCACTCTTTTCCCTATTGTTTCAGTGAAGCGTGAAACGCAAGACCCTCCACCACCTGAATAAGACTCTCTGAAGAAAGATGTCTTGCATCTTCTACAAAACATTAAACTTGTATAAATCCGGATTAAAGTCTGGAGGAAGTGACAAATGAGTTACTTTTAAAACTATGGCGAAAAATGGAAAGCTATGACATGTACTTCAACACTTGTGATTTAGTGTTTAAAAAGGCCAGTCGTCACTATGACATGTCTAGCACGTTtaagaatttccattttattttgcaaaattttttaATTAGTTAGCCATTTTATACTAGACTTAAGCCCCAGTCAAGCTCTCCCTGGTCCAGGATTGTGATTCACTCATTCCTGTGGAATACAGACGTTATCTGATATGGTTATATGTCTCTAGTTCCATAATGTATGTTTATTTCTCTCAAAAGGTTAATTCTATTTGAAGTGGAGGGGTGCTGCCTTGGGATCAAGTCAGACTGATGCTGAGCAGTGTATCCTAATGTCTAAATGGGGAATGAAGCATCTAGTTCCAGTACAGGTGACCTATGAGCACTGTGCAAGCTTGTTAGAACCTACCATACAACTTAACACCCCTGCAcaccagctgctgcagtcaCAACTCTGTTCAGAACACGAGGGTTAACTGTTCTAGCTTTTCAAGCGCTCTAAGGGATGTTCAATGCTTTGTAATGGAAGACATTCTTtaagctttttatatttttgtatataccCTTTAATAAAAGCTAATTAGTTCGATAGAAGAGAATcaattttctctgctctgcaagTTTCTAAGAGTGAAATGTTATTGGAAACTTCCTTTAACctaactgagaaaaaaacttttgtaaCTGTTTCCAGAGACCACCAGCTAAAGATATTAGGCCCTGACACTGCACTTCCACTCCAGAGGTCTGTGTGGTGGTAACCTCTTCCCAGAGTAATTTGTTTGTATAGCAGAAACCCTCTTAAAACCATTCAGTTAATATGGTGGAATATCACTTTGTTCTAGATCTACTGTAGTTGTGGAACTGTAACTGTCTGTGAATCAGCATACAACACCTGTATGTTATCAACTTGtgaattttattgttttgcctTCCaataaacacttcttttttaataaaaaaataatactggcTTGTACTTGAGACTAAGTGGGTTCCAGCACATTGGCTGTAAGCCTCCCTTGTATTGAATTTACCTTAATGTTGCGTATGTTTGGTTTTGTAGTAACCCGATAGGGCTTTTTAAATAAGGCACTAAGGTCAGGATGGTATTTTTCTACTGTGAGCACAGTCCTTGGTGCTTCATatagatttttcctttctaccaTGATCAGAGATAAATGAGCTATGTGATAAACACAGAGCCTGTGCTGACTTACCACACTCCCTTTAGagaagtgttttcttatttattttttctgaacactGAGATAGCCTGACTGAAGGCATCTATCCCTCCATCATgtacaggaacaaaaaaaaaccccaaaaaaacatgcaggaaaataaattatatattacaAGACAGAACACTTGGTACAAATCCTAGCACAGTTCACAACTTATCTGTACAGTTTGGAAGTGTTTCTTGTTGCAGCTGGAGCTTTGTAAATGTCAATTTTACTTAGTGTTGATAGAGTCAGAGTAGTTTCTCCTCCTgtgctttctgaatttcttcacGTGCTTGTTCAAGTGTTAGAGGTGGAGATCTGTGATTCTTGATGTACtgcaaaagaataaatacacCATTTATCTGTGTAGATATTTATCATATATAATCTTTGTGTCATGCACAAAGAACAGAACTAGCACCAGAACTGATGCTTCAGTTGTAACACCACAAAGATCCTTCCTCATTTGTGGACAGATAAAGGGTAGAGTAGAAGACTTATTCTTTTCAAACTACGGCTTCCATTAAGACTTCAGTTCTGTCCTTTTTTACATAAATACCTGACTTGCTCTTAATAGAGGGATGAATAATACAGTCTtctattattaatttattcagtGATAatatgattaaaacaaaacgTGCAACTATTAGAATTGTTTAGAAAGGATTATATATTTACTCTTATCTAGGCTGCTATCTAGTCTATCATAAGTACCTCTTTAGCCTCTTCCAGTGTGTGATAGTGGAACTTCTCATTCTCTAATGACTCCACGAGGCATAAGTGAAGGTGCTGAATGTTCTCCACAAACTGCTGGGTCAACGTCAAGTGCTGTTTTAGCATGGCATTTAAAACAAGAACTGATGGACTGTACGCTGTCAAGGCTGCATGAAAGAAGAGTGCACGCTTTAGTAACGGATTACAGTCAGTCAGTACGTGCTAAACAATCCAAGTAGGAATTACATGcataaaacacagtaaaatagtATTAAGAAGTATGTTTTTCATTACCTTCTACTGCATCCATGCTGATGACGTGACTGGCAATAGGTACTGGATCAATGTAGCTGTTTCCAACAGGTGGGCCAAGTACTGCAGTGTTGTTTGCTGTGTATAGGATAAAATTAGTTACTGGGTTTGGAGGGTTCAGTGCTAGAATTTGGTTTAATCAGTCTTTTGAAACATCAGTACTTGAATTAACAACTCTATTAATGCTGACTAGGTTAGAATATAATACACAAAAAAGCTCAAGACTGAAGAGGGCGGTATCTTGACTTAAACACGA of Cygnus atratus isolate AKBS03 ecotype Queensland, Australia chromosome 26, CAtr_DNAZoo_HiC_assembly, whole genome shotgun sequence contains these proteins:
- the CHERP gene encoding calcium homeostasis endoplasmic reticulum protein isoform X1; the protein is MEMPLPPDDQELRNVIDKLAQFVARNGPEFEKMTMEKQKENPKFSFLFGGDFYGYYKYKLALEQQQLLCKQSQDIEATTQIQPLPQPSLPPPAAPIPAPQGTPSVEELIQQSQWNLQQQEQHLLAMRQEQVTSAVALAIEQQMQKVLEETQLDMNEFDNLLQPIIDTCTKDAISAGKNWMFSNAKSPAHCELMAGHLRNRITAEGAHFELRLHLIYLINDVLHHCQRKQARDLLAALQKVVVPIYCTSFLAVEEDKQQKIARLLQLWEKNGYFDESIIQQLQSPALGLGQYQANLITEYATVVQPVQVAFQQQIQNLKTQHEEFVNSLTQQQQQQIQIPPLENEVKSTPPPQAPTAAPASAPPSAPVTQADDGKPQLPLAGSTEYDATGSGVQDPASGGPRGPGSHDQIPPNKPPWFDQPHPVAPWGQQQGPPHCPPWNNNHEGMWNEQRDQGWNNQRETPWNNQPDPSWNNQFEAPWNNQHEQPPWGGGQREPPFRMQRPPHFRGPFPPHQQHPQFNQPPHPHNFNRFPPRFMQDDFPPRHPFERPPYPHRFDYPQGDFPQEIGPPHHHPGHRLPHPGISEHPPWGGPQHPDFGPPPHGFNGQPPHMRRQGPPHMNHDDPSLVPNVPYFDLPAGLMAPLVKLEDHEYKPLDPKDIRLPPPMPPSERLLAAVEAFYSPPSHDRPRNSEGWEQNGLYEFFRAKMRARRRKGQEKRNSGPSRSRSRSKSRGRSSSRSNSRSSKSSGSYSRSRSRSCSRSRSYSRSQSRSRSRSRSSHSRSRSRSRSRSKSYSPGRRRRSRSRSPTPPSSAGLGSSSGPPIPESRLGEENKGHQMLVKMGWSGSGGLGAKEQGIQDPIKGGDIRDKWDQYKGVGVALDDPYENYRRNKSYSFIARMKARDECK
- the CHERP gene encoding calcium homeostasis endoplasmic reticulum protein isoform X2; this translates as MEMPLPPDDQELRNVIDKLAQFVARNGPEFEKMTMEKQKENPKFSFLFGGDFYGYYKYKLALEQQQLLCKQSQDIEATTQIQPLPQPSLPPPAAPIPAPQGTPSVEELIQQSQWNLQQQEQHLLAMRQEQVTSAVALAIEQQMQKVLEETQLDMNEFDNLLQPIIDTCTKDAISAGKNWMFSNAKSPAHCELMAGHLRNRITAEGAHFELRLHLIYLINDVLHHCQRKQARDLLAALQKVVVPIYCTSFLAVEEDKQQKIARLLQLWEKNGYFDESIIQQLQSPALGLGQYQANLITEYATVVQPVQVAFQQQIQNLKTQHEEFVNSLTQQQQQQIQIPPLENEVKSTPPPQAPTAAPASAPPSAPVTQADDGKPQLPLAGSTEYDATGSGVQDPASGGPRGPGSHDQIPPNKPPWFDQPHPVAPWGQQQGPPHCPPWNNNHEGMWNEQRDQGWNNQRETPWNNQPDPSWNNQFEAPWNNQHEQPPWGGGQREPPFRMQRPPHFRGPFPPHQQHPQFNQPPHPHNFNRFPPRFMQDDFPPRHPFERPPYPHRFDYPQGDFPQEIGPPHHHPGHRLPHPGISEHPPWGGPQHPDFGPPPHGFNGQPPHMRRQGPPHMNHDDPSLVPNVPYFDLPAGLMAPLVKLEDHEYKPLDPKDIRLPPPMPPSERLLAAVEAFYSPPSHDRPRNSEGWEQNGLYEFFRAKMRARRRKGQEKRNSGPSRSRSRSKSRGRSSSRSNSRSSKSSGSYSRSRSRSCSRSRSYSRSQSRSRSRSRSSHSRSRSRSRSRSKSYSPGRRRRSRSRSPTPPSSAGLGSSSGPPIPESRLGEENKGHQMLVKMGWSGSGGLGAKEQGIQDPIKGGDIRDKWDQYKGVGVALDDPYENYRRNKSYSFIARMKARDEC